The DNA sequence ACCGAAGGCACTCACCGGGTCGCCTGCCATCGCACGTTTGGCCGCGGTGCTCAGTTCATCGGCCGCCGCGGCGCCACACGGATTGTTGTGCTTGATGACCACGGCTGCCGGTCGCGACAGTCCGCGGACGATGGCCAGCGCGCTATCCAGGTCGAGCAAGTTGTTGTACGACAATTCCTTGCCGTTGAGCTGCCGCGCGCCCACGAGATTCGGCTTTGCCGAATGATCAGCGTAAAGTGCTGCGCGCTGGTGCGGGTTCTCGCCGTAGCGCAGGACTTCTTTCAATTCGAGCGACAAATCGAGCCGCGCGGGGAAGTCGTTTTGTGCCTCACCGCCTGTTGCGGCGAACCAGCGGGCGATGCCTGCGTCATACTGTGCCGTGTGGGCATAGGCCTCGGCGGCCAGTCGCCGTCGCAGTGCAAACGATAGTCCTCCGGCCGACGACAGTTCCTGGAGGATGCTTGGATACTGCTGCGGGCTGGTGGCGATGGCCACGAACGCGTGATTCTTCGCAGCCGCGCGCACCAGCGACGGCCCACCGATATCGATTTGCTCGATGGTGTCTTCTTCGCTCGCCCCGCGCGCCACGGTTTGCTCGAAGGGGTACAGGTTCACCACGACGAGGTCGAACGATTCGATGCCGTGGGCTTCGATCGATCGCTTGTCTTCGGGGTTGTCGCGGCGCCAGAGAATGCCGCCGAAAACCTTGGGATGCAGCGTTTTCACGCGGCCGTCCATCATTTCGGGAAAGCCGGTGTAGTCGGCAATGTCGCGGACTGTCAGGCCTTGCTCGAGTAGAAACCGTCTGGTGCCTCCGGTGCTGTAAATCGCCACGCCGGCGGCCGCCAGGCCGTGGGCGAATTCCGCCAAACCGGTTTTGTCGCTGACACTGATGATGGCGCGGCCGACTTTGACCGCGGTTTGGCTCGCATCTGTCACGATCCGTCCCCCTCCTGGCAACGTTCGCTGGTTCGATGAACCAGGTACTTGCGCGAATGACTAGAATTCCTGCCGGCCGTAGAGAATACCGCGCCGGGGCAACCTTCAACAGGAGCCAGAATTCAGCGCAATCTCGCGAGGCAAGTCACCCAGTGAACTCTCCGAGTGAGTTGGCTCGAAGAAGACCCGACGCGGCGCGCTACGGCTGCGCTTCGGCACCGAAAGGATCGTCACCTGCGGGTTCTTCCGCCGCGTCGGCGTCCATTGCTCGCTCGGCGGCGGGGGCTGCTGCTCGGGCCGCAGCGGGTTTCTTGGCCGGGCCGACTTCGGGATCAGGGGGTAAGGCGTGCACCAAAGGTTTTACCTGATCGATTTCATGCAGGCATTGCAGCAAACCGCTGTCGGTTGCCAGGTAGATGCGATCGGTCTGGATATTCTGCACCTTGATAGTCAAAAGCTCGGTCATCATCTCTCCAAGCTGCGCACCGCTTCGTCGATCGACAACGATTATGCGGCCTGTCTCGTCGGTTGTGTACAGTCGCGTTGCGCTGGCAGAAACGAACGATGCCACGTTGGCAGAGAACCATTTCTCATTTCCGGTTTCCGCTGACAGGCAGAACATGCCCCCCGCCTCGGCGATCGCATAGACGTTGCCATCCAGTGCGACGGGAGTTTCGCGAGCGGGGTAACCAGTCGAATACTGCCAGCGTCGTTTACCCGATTTCTCGTCGATCGCGTAGATGTAACCGTCGGCCGAAGCGGCATAGACCAGCGGTGGCCAATAGCCCAGGCCGGCCGTGATCATGCCGCGCGTCATGAAGCGGAAATTGGCGGTCAGGTCCTTTTTGGTGGCGGAATGAACGGCGCCGGCATTTGTCGCCCAGATTAGATAATCGCCCGCGATCACCGGTGCTTCGTCAATCGAGCCGCGGGTGCGATACGAACGGGGCGTCAGCTTGGGTTTCTCTAAATCGATCTCGTAGCTTTCGACGGCTCCAGCAAACGTCGGAATGTAAATGCGATCATCGCTGACCGCCGGAGCAGCCGACGGCGTTCCCTGCAGCTTGCGGGTAAACAACAGGCTGCCGTCGGTACGCGAAAGGACATACAGCGTCGAACCGTTGCAGACGGCGACAAACGCGGCGTTAGCGCCTACAGGAGTATTCGGATACGAACGCTTGCCGACCAGCGTCGACCACATACTGCGCCCTGTCTCGGCATCGAAGGCCTGAACCACCGAGTCATTCGTAACGCTGATCAACGCCCCCTCGTGAATCGTGATCTCGTTAACTCGGCTTCGCCCCGGATCCAACGTGATGCGCGTCGCCCAGGCGCGGGTTAGCCCGTGACGGCGTGCCGTCTGCTCGGCAATGAGTTCCGAACGATTGGTTTGGCCGAATGCCGGCGCGGCTGAAACTAGCGCCAGGCAAAAGACCGCCAGAGGTATCCAAGGTCGTCGGGAGGGATGCATAGGCGAGCTGCCTTGATAGGAACAACGCGATCTCGATCGGCCGGCGCCCGAGGGGGGCTGAAGGCCACCGGTACGCAAAGCTCCATGATAATCTCAAATCCCGCGCGTGGTGGCAGGAAATGCCAGGCTCTGTCGATCGGTCTCACGAGCGCCCGTCCGCTG is a window from the Pirellulales bacterium genome containing:
- the purH gene encoding bifunctional phosphoribosylaminoimidazolecarboxamide formyltransferase/IMP cyclohydrolase, translating into MTDASQTAVKVGRAIISVSDKTGLAEFAHGLAAAGVAIYSTGGTRRFLLEQGLTVRDIADYTGFPEMMDGRVKTLHPKVFGGILWRRDNPEDKRSIEAHGIESFDLVVVNLYPFEQTVARGASEEDTIEQIDIGGPSLVRAAAKNHAFVAIATSPQQYPSILQELSSAGGLSFALRRRLAAEAYAHTAQYDAGIARWFAATGGEAQNDFPARLDLSLELKEVLRYGENPHQRAALYADHSAKPNLVGARQLNGKELSYNNLLDLDSALAIVRGLSRPAAVVIKHNNPCGAAAADELSTAAKRAMAGDPVSAFGSVLGFNRPVDLATAEVLCEPGLFVEAIVAPDFSPEALKALTTRPKWKANVRLLAVGTWGETKPRWEHRQVDGGLLRQEADVLPDPVEGWTVATSTAPGDAARADLEFAWAVVRHVKSNAIVLVKDLTLLGTGAGQMSRVDSVRIAIEKAGDRAPGSVLGSDAFFPFPDSIDLAAAAGVKAVVQPGGSRNDDDVTKACNRHGISMLLTGHRHFKH
- a CDS encoding PQQ-binding-like beta-propeller repeat protein; this translates as MHPSRRPWIPLAVFCLALVSAAPAFGQTNRSELIAEQTARRHGLTRAWATRITLDPGRSRVNEITIHEGALISVTNDSVVQAFDAETGRSMWSTLVGKRSYPNTPVGANAAFVAVCNGSTLYVLSRTDGSLLFTRKLQGTPSAAPAVSDDRIYIPTFAGAVESYEIDLEKPKLTPRSYRTRGSIDEAPVIAGDYLIWATNAGAVHSATKKDLTANFRFMTRGMITAGLGYWPPLVYAASADGYIYAIDEKSGKRRWQYSTGYPARETPVALDGNVYAIAEAGGMFCLSAETGNEKWFSANVASFVSASATRLYTTDETGRIIVVDRRSGAQLGEMMTELLTIKVQNIQTDRIYLATDSGLLQCLHEIDQVKPLVHALPPDPEVGPAKKPAAARAAAPAAERAMDADAAEEPAGDDPFGAEAQP